A DNA window from uncultured Fibrobacter sp. contains the following coding sequences:
- a CDS encoding cellulase family glycosylhydrolase: MKKLLYSAFALSLTFLMQGCNEESSSTAPEPDSSESTALSSASIDIESSETVELPNYSRAIAVNKMLGHGINFGNSWESGYSITSSNFDPDMVYDYLDGYWSNSIQDEWFQIAKDAGFQSIRMPVRWNQTALHEPPYTLQAERVEGVKRHIKIANGLGMPVIINQHHFNELYDNPEKYMAAFYGIWENVAEEFKDFDNDSLIFEILNESRGKSDAVLAQMTDSAIKIIRKTNPGRTIMIDPGDFGKFELMEVFADIKDSNIIIDGHYYEPFKYSHQGHNTDCSNGVLWKANDQEALLKIVSDLKSYVNTAKRVFPGKDGTHIPLNIGEFGASSRCEAEGQDDANRALYIKAIVQTANQLDYSWHIWGFTGVGFDIYDKSTDEWYPEILKALALDK; this comes from the coding sequence ATGAAAAAATTACTTTACAGCGCTTTTGCCCTTTCGCTTACCTTCCTTATGCAGGGATGCAACGAGGAATCGTCCAGCACGGCTCCCGAACCGGATTCCTCCGAAAGCACCGCCCTTTCGTCGGCAAGCATCGACATTGAATCTTCCGAAACTGTGGAACTTCCCAACTACAGCCGCGCCATCGCCGTAAACAAGATGCTTGGCCACGGCATCAACTTCGGGAACTCCTGGGAATCAGGATACAGCATCACATCGTCGAATTTCGACCCGGACATGGTTTACGACTATCTTGACGGATACTGGAGTAACTCCATACAGGACGAATGGTTCCAAATCGCCAAAGATGCCGGTTTCCAGTCGATCCGTATGCCCGTTCGCTGGAACCAGACCGCCCTCCACGAGCCGCCCTACACCTTGCAGGCCGAACGTGTCGAAGGCGTGAAACGCCATATCAAGATTGCAAACGGCCTGGGAATGCCGGTGATTATCAACCAGCACCACTTTAACGAACTCTACGACAATCCGGAAAAATACATGGCCGCCTTCTACGGCATTTGGGAAAATGTCGCCGAGGAATTCAAGGATTTCGACAACGACTCGCTCATTTTCGAGATTCTGAACGAATCCAGAGGCAAATCCGACGCAGTCCTTGCCCAAATGACGGATAGCGCCATCAAGATTATCCGCAAGACAAACCCCGGCCGCACCATTATGATCGACCCGGGCGATTTCGGTAAGTTCGAGCTGATGGAGGTTTTTGCCGACATTAAGGACAGCAACATCATTATTGACGGTCACTATTACGAACCGTTCAAATACAGCCACCAGGGACACAACACCGACTGTTCCAACGGAGTCCTCTGGAAAGCAAACGACCAGGAAGCGCTTTTGAAAATCGTGAGCGACCTCAAAAGCTACGTGAACACCGCCAAGAGAGTTTTCCCCGGTAAGGACGGCACCCACATTCCGCTGAACATCGGCGAATTCGGGGCCTCTTCCAGGTGCGAAGCCGAAGGCCAGGATGACGCCAACAGGGCGCTCTACATCAAGGCCATTGTCCAGACGGCAAACCAGCTGGACTATTCATGGCATATCTGGGGATTCACGGGAGTCGGATTCGACATCTACGACAAGAGTACCGACGAATGGTACCCCGAAATTCTCAAGGCTCTCGCGCTAGACAAGTAA
- a CDS encoding glycosyltransferase, with translation MGGIIIACLTALYVLLFLFFIIGVIRTHRYKGPKATPSVSVVVPMRNEEEFAQRTLEALADQDYVGEWEVICVDDRSTDSTREILEKFAATHPKFRILSLPQDLPVIASPKKRALESAFKIAKYDILLTMDADCIPRKSWITAMAGRFVDGICIVQGPKQNNGSRTMPHLYQKMETLGYTAMEAAGFSWGHPIVASAACLAYKKELFFAVGGFGDLVNLSSGDDDMLIHKMMKIPGTKVCYNLDKDAVIETAPVHTWKQLFNQRARWSSNGTNYENKAYVLMLTLIYTYYIWMFISPWCVLFLDCPWQWCVFSILPKILVDFVFVMIASWKLHAKRRMLAFLPTEIIQIPMIVFAVPAGITGMFRWK, from the coding sequence ATGGGCGGCATTATCATCGCATGTCTCACCGCACTGTACGTGCTCCTGTTCCTATTCTTTATCATAGGGGTTATCCGTACGCACCGTTACAAGGGGCCGAAGGCGACTCCGAGTGTTTCGGTCGTGGTGCCGATGCGTAACGAAGAGGAATTCGCGCAGCGCACCCTGGAAGCCCTCGCCGATCAGGATTATGTGGGCGAATGGGAAGTAATCTGCGTCGACGACCGTTCCACCGATTCTACCAGGGAAATTCTGGAAAAATTTGCAGCGACGCACCCGAAGTTTCGCATACTTTCACTGCCGCAGGACTTGCCGGTTATCGCAAGCCCCAAGAAACGCGCCCTCGAAAGCGCCTTCAAGATTGCCAAGTACGACATTCTTTTGACAATGGATGCCGACTGCATTCCGCGCAAGAGCTGGATTACCGCAATGGCGGGCCGCTTTGTGGACGGAATCTGCATTGTGCAAGGTCCAAAGCAGAACAACGGCAGCCGCACAATGCCGCACCTGTACCAGAAAATGGAAACGCTCGGCTATACCGCCATGGAAGCAGCAGGATTCAGCTGGGGCCATCCGATCGTCGCTTCTGCAGCGTGCCTCGCCTACAAGAAGGAACTGTTCTTTGCCGTGGGCGGTTTCGGCGACCTGGTGAATCTTTCGAGCGGCGATGACGACATGCTCATCCACAAGATGATGAAAATTCCGGGCACCAAGGTCTGCTATAACCTGGACAAGGACGCCGTCATCGAGACCGCGCCGGTGCATACCTGGAAACAGCTCTTTAACCAACGCGCCCGCTGGAGCAGCAACGGCACCAACTACGAAAACAAGGCGTACGTTTTGATGCTCACGCTGATTTACACCTACTACATCTGGATGTTCATCAGCCCCTGGTGCGTACTCTTTCTGGATTGCCCGTGGCAGTGGTGCGTATTCAGCATTCTGCCGAAAATCCTGGTGGACTTTGTATTCGTGATGATCGCTTCGTGGAAGCTGCATGCCAAGCGCAGGATGCTAGCGTTCTTGCCCACTGAAATCATCCAAATTCCGATGATCGTGTTCGCCGTACCGGCAGGAATCACCGGAATGTTTAGGTGGAAATAA
- a CDS encoding sugar-binding protein, whose amino-acid sequence MKHMRISSILKCAVGVLLAVSLADAASFSSYRDRDAGRFVLKEGKPFRPDKDIVTVVMREAIPRGGGYTYQYPRENPEPVLTDKYAMEGALSMEIELIASDYSGVAICIAGSVDLTPYMEDGVLEFWIKGAQGGENALFVLVDDGVKSGGESLQVKLRSKSLGEITTEWTRFSIPLKLFGTTGVYWDAKNTREVMLPFNWANFKGFRLEVRKDENESFKVWMDDIVIKKHGKAYEGPAYYPFRNEI is encoded by the coding sequence ATGAAACATATGAGAATCTCGTCTATATTGAAGTGCGCAGTTGGCGTGCTTCTTGCCGTTTCTTTAGCGGATGCGGCCTCGTTTAGCAGCTACCGCGACCGCGATGCCGGACGCTTCGTTCTTAAAGAAGGTAAGCCTTTCCGTCCTGACAAGGACATTGTCACTGTCGTGATGCGTGAAGCTATTCCTCGTGGCGGTGGATACACCTACCAGTATCCGCGTGAAAACCCCGAACCGGTCCTCACGGATAAGTACGCCATGGAAGGTGCCCTTTCTATGGAAATCGAACTTATCGCAAGCGACTATTCCGGTGTGGCTATTTGTATTGCCGGTTCTGTAGACCTGACTCCCTATATGGAAGATGGCGTCCTTGAATTCTGGATCAAGGGTGCGCAGGGTGGCGAAAATGCCCTGTTCGTGCTCGTGGACGACGGTGTGAAGAGCGGTGGCGAATCCCTGCAGGTGAAGCTCCGTTCCAAGAGCCTCGGCGAAATCACCACCGAATGGACCCGTTTCAGTATCCCCCTCAAGCTGTTCGGTACGACGGGTGTCTACTGGGATGCCAAGAATACTCGCGAAGTGATGCTTCCGTTCAACTGGGCAAACTTCAAGGGTTTCCGTCTCGAAGTCCGTAAAGACGAAAACGAGTCCTTCAAGGTCTGGATGGACGATATCGTCATCAAGAAACATGGCAAGGCTTACGAAGGCCCGGCCTATTACCCGTTCCGCAACGAGATTTAA
- the lpxA gene encoding acyl-ACP--UDP-N-acetylglucosamine O-acyltransferase, with amino-acid sequence MIHPSAFVHPQAKVHETAVIGPWCLVDAGAEIAEGVVLESRVHVYGGVSIGKNTHVFDGSILGGPPQDLKYAGEPTRLEIGKNCTIREYCTLNRGTVQGGGCTHVANKVLVMAYSHIAHDCDIRTGVVIANSCQLGGHVRIGEYATIGGVTAIQQRNQVGAYAFVGGTHKVDRDVPPCTKASGNPIRYGALNLHALRLHPEEFPEERIQALSRAYRELYRSGRPVAEVIDELKKSPEPLFQAFFDEHWGGTLVRP; translated from the coding sequence ATGATCCATCCTTCCGCATTTGTTCACCCGCAGGCCAAAGTCCACGAAACCGCCGTTATTGGCCCTTGGTGCCTGGTTGATGCCGGTGCCGAAATTGCCGAAGGAGTCGTTCTGGAATCCCGCGTGCATGTGTACGGCGGGGTGTCCATCGGAAAGAATACGCATGTTTTTGACGGGTCGATCCTCGGCGGCCCTCCGCAGGACTTGAAGTACGCAGGCGAGCCTACCCGTCTTGAAATTGGCAAAAATTGCACCATTCGCGAATACTGCACTCTCAACCGTGGCACGGTGCAGGGGGGCGGATGCACCCATGTGGCAAACAAGGTGCTGGTGATGGCCTACTCGCATATCGCCCATGACTGCGATATCCGAACGGGCGTCGTCATTGCAAATAGCTGCCAGCTCGGCGGGCATGTGCGTATCGGTGAATATGCGACTATCGGCGGCGTAACCGCAATCCAGCAGCGAAATCAGGTGGGCGCCTACGCTTTCGTGGGGGGAACCCATAAGGTCGACCGCGACGTTCCCCCGTGCACCAAGGCATCGGGAAATCCCATCCGCTATGGAGCCCTGAACCTGCACGCCCTCCGCCTTCATCCGGAAGAATTTCCCGAGGAACGTATCCAGGCGCTTTCCCGTGCCTACCGCGAACTTTACCGCAGCGGGCGCCCCGTTGCAGAAGTTATCGATGAACTTAAAAAAAGCCCGGAACCTCTGTTCCAAGCCTTTTTCGACGAGCATTGGGGCGGCACTCTTGTTCGGCCGTAG
- a CDS encoding CCA tRNA nucleotidyltransferase, producing the protein MARIQTLAGEWFEPDLPGRLLKIANDIREAGGRAYLVGGWVRDALLGKSCRDYDVEVYDMAQDALVPILSKYGRTNLVGKAFGVIHLAMKGLSLDFSFPRTESKVGYGHRGFVVHTDEKLSFKEAALRRDFTINAMGMELPELTLCDPYGGIDDLKTHTLRHVGPAFAEDSLRILRGVQFASRFGCTLAPSTVELCRTLSLDDLSVERLFEEFKKWLLKPGKPSLGLRAFLDIKLDEYFPEIRPFESSWDTLGVVLDNMAALRDTCLAENKPCTLSEAQTMEFAFAALLADSAETSLKFLERITNEVHLLKIVPPLLKAFREIAPSIVEDAPALRRLAVKLGGLKLLCLLVQCAPREFFVADQDFAEKLWKAAAEYDLLEAAPQPYLTGKMLMDLGVKPGKQMGEIIKKSFELQLDGKIKNAEDALAWAKTAL; encoded by the coding sequence ATGGCTAGAATTCAGACTCTTGCCGGTGAATGGTTCGAACCGGATTTGCCGGGGCGCCTCCTGAAAATTGCAAACGATATCCGCGAAGCGGGTGGCCGCGCCTATTTGGTGGGCGGCTGGGTCCGCGACGCCCTTTTGGGCAAGTCCTGCCGCGACTACGATGTTGAAGTCTACGACATGGCGCAAGATGCGCTGGTGCCGATTCTCTCGAAGTACGGTCGCACGAACTTGGTCGGCAAGGCGTTTGGCGTCATTCACCTCGCCATGAAGGGACTTTCTCTCGACTTCTCCTTTCCGCGTACCGAAAGCAAGGTCGGCTACGGGCACCGCGGCTTCGTGGTACATACCGATGAAAAACTCAGCTTTAAGGAGGCTGCCCTCCGCCGCGACTTCACCATCAACGCGATGGGTATGGAACTGCCGGAGCTCACGCTCTGCGATCCTTACGGCGGTATCGACGACTTGAAAACGCATACATTGCGTCATGTGGGCCCCGCCTTTGCCGAAGATTCTCTGCGCATCTTGCGCGGGGTGCAGTTTGCGAGCCGTTTCGGTTGCACGCTTGCTCCTTCGACCGTGGAACTTTGCCGCACGCTTTCGCTCGATGACCTCTCGGTGGAACGCCTGTTCGAGGAATTCAAGAAATGGCTCTTAAAGCCGGGGAAACCCTCTCTTGGCCTTCGCGCATTCCTGGATATCAAGCTTGACGAATATTTCCCTGAAATCCGTCCGTTCGAAAGTTCCTGGGATACGCTCGGCGTGGTTCTCGACAATATGGCGGCGTTGCGAGACACCTGCCTCGCGGAAAATAAGCCCTGCACCCTTTCGGAAGCGCAGACGATGGAATTCGCCTTTGCGGCTCTTCTTGCGGACAGCGCCGAGACGTCGCTCAAGTTCCTTGAACGTATCACGAACGAGGTGCATCTCCTGAAGATTGTACCGCCGCTCCTGAAGGCGTTCCGTGAAATTGCCCCTTCGATTGTGGAAGATGCTCCTGCACTTCGCCGCCTCGCGGTAAAGCTCGGCGGCTTGAAGCTCCTTTGCCTGCTGGTCCAGTGTGCTCCTCGCGAATTCTTCGTGGCCGACCAGGACTTCGCCGAAAAACTTTGGAAGGCTGCCGCTGAATATGATCTGTTGGAAGCCGCTCCGCAGCCCTACCTGACGGGCAAGATGCTCATGGACCTTGGCGTTAAACCGGGAAAGCAGATGGGTGAAATCATCAAGAAAAGTTTCGAACTGCAGCTCGACGGCAAAATCAAAAACGCCGAAGACGCCCTCGCCTGGGCGAAAACTGCCCTCTAG